One genomic segment of Hydra vulgaris chromosome 14, alternate assembly HydraT2T_AEP includes these proteins:
- the LOC136091073 gene encoding tigger transposable element-derived protein 4-like, with the protein MPLVKRKLTNKSIIEKCKALKDLETGMSNKEVAKKYGVPKNTLSTWIKNKTKLLTSLEKNGTNSKRKKLRSGYFKNVDKAIYTWFVAKRSQQVPIDGTILKEKALKFAEALGKLDFKASDCWFHNWKKRNGIRFKIISGESAAVTNNMTASWNETTLPTLLLNYKLENIFNADEFGLFYQCLPNKTYHLSREKCFGGKNSKVRLTGIAAGSATGEKLPMFVIGKSKNPRCFKHIKQLPCTYKNQLKSWMTGDLFTEWAVDNNEPMPKISILQAMKDLVSSWNAVSKETVINCFKKAGISKTNKSIEEADDDHSFKFLTEELNRLRELDPRAVQKDLSADSYIGLDCDVVTTGSLATDAEIIAQILDPNFENDDNEVEDSVDEAVDVEAPPRPSDIQLEIAFETIQNASLYSSKYGNEIQSLALKLEGLMKMEKIDNLKQYQITDFFQKL; encoded by the exons ATGCCGCTCGTTAAACGAAAACTCACGAACAAatctataatagaaaaatgcaaGGCATTAAAAGACCTAGAGACTGGGATGTCTAACAAAGAGGTTGCCAAAAAGTATGGAGTCCCAAAGAACACATTATCAAcctggattaaaaataaaaccaagttATTAACCTCACTGGAAAAAAATGGCACAAATTCTAAACGGAAGAAACTTCGTAGtggttatttcaaaaatgtagacAAGGCCATATACACGTGGTTCGTTGCAAAAAGAAGTCAACAAGTACCAATTGATGGTACCATACTAAAAGAAAAGGCACTAAAATTCGCAGAAGCATTAGGAAAGTTGGATTTTAAAGCATCTGATTGTTGGTTTCATAATTGGAAAAAAAG GAACGGCATCAGATTTAAAATAATCTCAGGCGAAAGTGCCGCCGTGACGAATAATATGACTGCTTCGTGGAATGAAACTACACTTCCAACATTGCTTTTGAATTACAAGcttgaaaacattttcaatgccgATGAGTTTGGACTATTTTACCAGTGCCTACCAAACAAAACATACCATTTATCACGAGAAAAATGTTTTGGGggaaaaaatagtaaagtcAGACTAACAGGCATAGCAGCAGGGAGTGCAACGGGAGAAAAATTACCTATGTTTGTTATTGGAAAATCTAAAAACCCACGGTGTTTTAAGCACATTAAACAACTTCCTTGCACATataaaaatcagctaaaaagTTGGATGACCGGAGACCTTTTTACAGAATGG GCTGTCGATAATAACGAACCCATGCCAAAAATTTCTATACTTCAAGCAATGAAAGATCTTGTTTCTTCGTGGAATGCTGTGTCGAAGGAGACTGTCatcaactgctttaaaaaagctggtatcagcaaaacaaacaaGAGTATTGAAGAAGCTGATGATGATcattctttcaaatttttgacAGAAGAACTTAACCGTTTGCGAGAGTTAGATCCTCGTGCCGTCCAAAAAGATCTCTCAGCGGATTCTTACATTGGTTTAGATTGCGATGTAGTAACCACCGGTTCACTTGCTACTGATGCTGAAATCATTGCTCAGATTTTAGACCCTAATTTTGAAAACGACGATAATGAAGTTGAAGATAGTGTTGACGAAGCTGTTGACGTCGAAGCCCCACCACGCCCATCTGATATTCAATTAGAAATTGCTTTTGAAACAATTCAAAATGCTTCGCTATACAGCTCAAAATACGGAAATGAAATACAATCCCTAGCACTAAAACTTGAGGGTTTAATGAAGATGGAAAAGATAgataatttaaagcaatatcagataacagattttttccaaaagttgtag